Proteins encoded within one genomic window of Arachis ipaensis cultivar K30076 chromosome B08, Araip1.1, whole genome shotgun sequence:
- the LOC107614017 gene encoding dehydrodolichyl diphosphate synthase 6, which translates to MPKDTGGITSNLLGGLCSCLRRCIFGILSMGPVPNHIAFIMDGNRRFAKKSNLAEGIGHKAGFSSLVSMLRYCYELGVKYATVYAFSIDNFKRKPKEVQSLMELMQEKIEELLQDESIINEYGVKLHFIGNLQLLAEPVRISMEKAMNVTAHNKQRVLLVCVAYTSSDEIVHAVEESFKELWNEVHKSSGATVSNGTIGQLDRSPKRNGIRVNAQDSCEDYARQNADGSTDRSGETEISSCNGMVEIAEEGKHDQGELPAIKLTDVEKNMYMAVAPDPDILIRTSGEVRLSNFLLWQTSTCPLYSPAALWPEIGLRHLIWAVLNFQRHHFYLEKKKKQF; encoded by the coding sequence ATGCCCAAAGATACTGGAGGTATTACAAGCAACCTGCTTGGAGGTTTATGCAGCTGTCTTAGGAGATGCATATTTGGCATATTATCTATGGGTCCTGTGCCAAATCATATTGCTTTTATCATGGATGGGAATCGAAGGTTTGCAAAGAAGAGTAACTTGGCTGAAGGGATTGGCCATAAGGCTGGATTTTCATCTCTCGTTTCCATGCTTAGGTATTGTTATGAATTAGGAGTGAAGTATGCAACTGTCTATGCATTCAGCATTGATAACTTCAAAAGAAAGCCCAAAGAGGTGCAATCCTTGATGGAATTGATGCAAGAAAAGATTGAGGAGTTGCTTCAAGATGAAAGCATTATCAATGAATACGGTGTTAAACTACATTTCATTGGAAACTTGCAGTTATTGGCTGAGCCTGTGAGGATTTCAATGGAAAAGGCAATGAATGTCACTGCCCACAACAAACAGAGAGTATTGTTAGTTTGTGTAGCCTATACTTCAAGTGATGAGATTGTGCATGCTGTTGAAGAATCATTCAAGGAATTATGGAATGAAGTTCATAAATCAAGCGGTGCAACAGTGTCCAATGGCACAATTGGACAACTTGACAGGTCCCCGAAAAGAAATGGTATCCGAGTGAATGCTCAAGATTCTTGTGAAGACTATGCAAGACAAAATGCCGATGGATCCACTGATAGATCCGGAGAAACTGAAATTTCATCATGCAATGGGATGGTTGAAATAGCAGAAGAGGGCAAGCATGATCAGGGCGAGCTTCCAGCTATTAAACTGACCGATGTCGAGAAGAACATGTACATGGCAGTGGCACCTGACCCTGACATCTTAATCCGAACTTCTGGAGAGGTTCGTCTTAGCAATTTTCTTCTTTGGCAGACTAGTACCTGTCCTTTGTATTCACCAGCTGCACTTTGGCCAGAAATAGGGCTAAGACACTTAATCTGGGCAGTGTTGAACTTTCAGAGACACCATTTTTActtggaaaagaaaaagaaacagttTTGA